A genome region from Tenebrio molitor chromosome 4, icTenMoli1.1, whole genome shotgun sequence includes the following:
- the LOC138128786 gene encoding ubiquitin-conjugating enzyme E2 G1, with amino-acid sequence MSEPQSALLLRKQLAELNKNPVEGFSAGLIDDNDIYRWEVLIIGPPDTLYEGGFFKCHLYFPKEYPLRPPKMKFVTEIWHPNIDKNGDVCISILHEPGDDKFGYEKASERWLPVHTVETILISVISMLADPNDESPANVDAAKEWREMYGEFKRKVARCVRKSQEEC; translated from the exons atgtCAGAACCACAGTCAGCCCTTCTACTGAGAAAACAGCTAGCAG aattaaataaaaacccCGTCGAGGGATTTTCTGCTGGGCTAATTGATGACAATGACATTTACAGATGGGAAGTATTAATAATTGGGCCCCCAGACACCCTCTA CGAAGGAGGTTTTTTCAAATGCCACCTGTATTTTCCCAAAGAGTACCCACTAAGACCGCCCAAGATGAAATTCGTCACAGAAATCTGGCATCCGAACA tCGATAAAAACGGCGACGTGTGTATATCGATCCTGCACGAGCCCGGAGACGACAAATTTGGTTACGAAAAGGCGTCAGAAAGGTGGCTGCCAGTACATACAGTAGAAACTATTTTAATATCCGTAATTTCAATGTTAGCCGATCCGAACGATGAATCCCCGGCGAATGTCGACGCGGCA AAAGAGTGGCGAGAGATGTACGGCGAGTTCAAACGAAAAGTAGCGCGGTGTGTCAGGAAGTCCCAAGAGGAATGTTAG
- the LOC138128776 gene encoding TWiK family of potassium channels protein 7-like gives MEKDSGRYCYEPYQSKNSTNSLKRDAKTKKSNESCRCFGKSRKSRTKAFFTGLATNLGICILLFGYTLIGSVIFLAIEGGNTFQHSTTQILATTSMASDNNKKFLNHSAEFKARNDEARARTVENIWDITVSLNILYRDNWTRLAAQEITRFQDELLKSLGEELAQQPVQEKKTAGRVTGENYEWTFAKAFLYSLTVLTTIGYGSIAPRTTLGKAVTMGYAMLGIPLTLLYLSSIGSILSRVARGVFSRALCCCLCSNCGYCCYDEKRMAEKERRMKKKRQQLEMQQQMALQEPFYVRSNSIHNSLHSPLRDGPIKEMDSLSCTDNESKSSMHGLSILAPILLCLAMMFIYICLGTFALYKLENWSLLDGFYFCFMSLTTIGFGNMVPGTDPFRNHDSNTTIWFCSIYIMSGMALTAMCFNVVHDEIVHRLKHQEKAMPKLNSASFTDDLNSADPYNMTS, from the exons ATGGAGAAGGACTCGGGTCGCTACTGCTACGAACCCTACCAAAGCAAAAACTCCACCAATTCGCTCAAGAGGGACGCCAAGACGAAGAAGAGCAACGAGTCGTGCCGCTGCTTCGGCAAGTCGCGCAAGTCGAGGACCAAGGCGTTCTTCACCGGCCTGGCCACGAATCTGGGCATCTGCATCCTGCTCTTCGGGTACACGCTGATCGGCTCCGTCATCTTTCTGGCGATAGAGGGCGGCAATACGTTCCAACACTCGACCACGCAGATTCTCGCCACCACGTCGATGGCGTCGGACAACAACAAGAAGTTCCTCAATCACAGCGCAGAGTTCAAGGCGAGGAACGACGAGGCCAGGGCTAGGACCGTCGAGAACATCTGGGACATCACAGTCAGTCTCAATATTTTGTACAGGGATAACTGGACGAGGCTGGCGGCCCAGGAGATCACCAGGTTTCAGGACGAATTGCTCAAGTCGTTGGGGGAGGAGTTGGCGCAGCAGCCGGTGCAGGAGAAGAAGACGGCGGGGAGGGTGACGGGGGAGAACTACGAGTGGACGTTTGCCAAGGCGTTTCTCTACTCGTTGACGGTTCTGACGACAATAG gaTACGGAAGCATAGCCCCTCGGACCACCCTCGGCAAGGCCGTCACCATGGGCTACGCCATGCTGGGCATCCCCTTGACCTTGCTGTACCTGTCGAGCATCGGTTCGATCTTGAGCCGCGTGGCCAGAGGGGTGTTCTCGCGCGCCCTCTGCTGCTGCTTGTGCTCCAACTGCGGCTACTGCTGCTACGACGAGAAGCGCATGGCGGAGAAGGAGCGTCGGATGAAGAAGAAGCGTCAACAGCTCGAGATGCAGCAGcagatggccctccaggagcCGTTCTACGTCAGATCGAACTCCATTCACAACAGCCTCCACTCGCCGTTGCGCGACGGCCCCATCAAAGAAATGGACAGCCTCAGCTGCACCGACAACGAGTCCAAGTCGTCGATGCACGGGCTCAGCATCCTGGCCCCCATTCTTCTCTGCCTGGCCATGATGTTCATCTACATCTGCTTGGGAACGTTCGCCTTGTACAAGCTGGAAAACTGGTCGCTCCTCGACGGCTTCTACTTCTGCTTCATGAGTCTGACGACGATCGGGTTCGGGAACATGGTGCCGGGCACCGACCCCTTCAGGAACCACGACTCCAACACCACGATATGGTTCTGCTCGATTTACATCATGTCGGGGATGGCGCTGACGGCGATGTGCTTCAACGTCGTCCACGACGAGATCGTCCACAGGCTGAAGCACCAGGAGAAGGCCATGCCCAAGCTGAACTCGGCGAGCTTCACCGACGACTTGAACTCGGCCGATCCGTACAACATGACCTCATGA